A window from Eriocheir sinensis breed Jianghai 21 unplaced genomic scaffold, ASM2467909v1 Scaffold414, whole genome shotgun sequence encodes these proteins:
- the LOC126992185 gene encoding uncharacterized protein LOC126992185 isoform X1, which translates to MNKEGSLYTETPLNRESLPVHSLKVSVMDEEIQASFTVVCDMNKNPPVFTLPEYQANIMAPRTTILKVIGVKLTGELSSWTSPKDIILKVAGILTVKGGTGAIVEYLGPGVDSISCTAWPRYATWAPRSIGYSEGRGRECTQTPTVSYFCCLRPHHPCEGRPADPTLHVCP; encoded by the exons ATGaacaaggaag GCAGTCTATACACTGAGACACCCCTGAATCGTGAGTCCCTGCCCGTGCACAGCCTCAAGGTGTCCGTGATGGACGAAGAGATCCAGGCCAGCTTCACGGTGGTGTGCGACATGAACAAAAACCCACCAGTCTTTACGCTGCCGGAGTACCAGGCGAACATCATGGCTCCCAGGACGACCATTCTTAAG GTCATTGGTGTTAAGCTCACCGGGGAGCTGAGCAGTTGGACATCACCCAAAGACATCATATTGAAGGTCGCTGGAATTCTGACAGTTAAAGGCGGCACCGGGGCAATTGTTGAATATTTGGGGCCTGGCGTGGACTCCATCTCCTGCACGGCATGGCCACGATATGCAACATGGGCGCCGAGATCG ATTGGCTACAGTGAAGGTCGTGGCAGAGAGTGTACTCAAACTCCTACTGTGAGCTACTTCTGCTGCCTGCGCCCTCACCACCCCTGTGAAGGACGCCCAGCTGACCCAACCCTCCACG tgtGCCCCTGA
- the LOC126992185 gene encoding uncharacterized protein LOC126992185 isoform X2: MNKEGSLYTETPLNRESLPVHSLKVSVMDEEIQASFTVVCDMNKNPPVFTLPEYQANIMAPRTTILKVIGVKLTGELSSWTSPKDIILKVAGILTVKGGTGAIVEYLGPGVDSISCTAWPRYATWAPRSVRLATVKVVAESVLKLLL, translated from the exons ATGaacaaggaag GCAGTCTATACACTGAGACACCCCTGAATCGTGAGTCCCTGCCCGTGCACAGCCTCAAGGTGTCCGTGATGGACGAAGAGATCCAGGCCAGCTTCACGGTGGTGTGCGACATGAACAAAAACCCACCAGTCTTTACGCTGCCGGAGTACCAGGCGAACATCATGGCTCCCAGGACGACCATTCTTAAG GTCATTGGTGTTAAGCTCACCGGGGAGCTGAGCAGTTGGACATCACCCAAAGACATCATATTGAAGGTCGCTGGAATTCTGACAGTTAAAGGCGGCACCGGGGCAATTGTTGAATATTTGGGGCCTGGCGTGGACTCCATCTCCTGCACGGCATGGCCACGATATGCAACATGGGCGCCGAGATCGGTAAG ATTGGCTACAGTGAAGGTCGTGGCAGAGAGTGTACTCAAACTCCTACTGTGA